One window of the Halobacillus litoralis genome contains the following:
- a CDS encoding alpha/beta hydrolase encodes MSIGCLCIHGYTGSPEEVQPLVDFLEARTDWEIANPTLPGHGEKLDLEGHYYQEWIATAELALLDLRKRHEKIYVIGFSMGGMIAAYLTAKYHLDRIVLLSAAGKYVSLPQMYKDVLEMLGDAFNGALASNELFTRYQKKLKDTYLFSTFEFMKCVQFTRPYLKDVRCPVLIIQGELDGMVPKEAALYLEKEIPSKEKELVFLKKSKHLICHGDDKEELFEEVLDFVRQP; translated from the coding sequence ATGAGTATTGGATGTTTATGTATACATGGATATACAGGAAGCCCGGAAGAAGTACAACCTCTCGTCGATTTCCTTGAGGCGCGGACGGATTGGGAAATTGCTAATCCTACCTTACCTGGCCATGGGGAGAAACTCGACCTCGAAGGGCATTATTATCAAGAATGGATTGCTACGGCAGAACTCGCTTTGCTGGATTTGAGGAAAAGGCACGAGAAAATCTATGTTATCGGATTTTCCATGGGAGGTATGATAGCAGCTTACTTAACTGCGAAATATCACTTGGATCGAATCGTCCTTCTCTCAGCAGCAGGAAAATATGTGAGCTTGCCGCAGATGTACAAGGACGTATTGGAAATGTTAGGGGACGCTTTTAATGGAGCTCTTGCATCTAATGAATTGTTTACCAGATATCAGAAGAAGCTGAAGGATACCTATCTGTTTTCTACATTTGAGTTTATGAAATGTGTGCAATTCACGAGACCTTACCTGAAAGACGTAAGATGTCCTGTATTGATCATCCAGGGCGAGTTAGACGGTATGGTACCGAAAGAAGCTGCCTTATACTTAGAGAAAGAAATTCCATCAAAAGAAAAAGAGTTGGTTTTTTTGAAAAAATCCAAACACTTGATTTGTCATGGGGATGACAAAGAAGAACTTTTTGAAGAAGTGCTTGATTTTGTAAGACAGCCATAG
- a CDS encoding YppG family protein yields MYPYYPYWNEWYRYPANPAYDQTAYQQMYPNQQANVMGYDGYSNGMYAYQYPYMNSYNYPGYTETGNPNPGNPNASFNVGSIPKGVMNYFQDEEGQMDFDKMMSTTGQVMKTFKQVSPLVKGIGTFVKGIK; encoded by the coding sequence ATGTACCCATATTATCCTTATTGGAATGAATGGTACCGTTACCCTGCCAACCCTGCCTACGATCAGACAGCTTATCAGCAGATGTACCCGAATCAACAAGCGAATGTCATGGGTTATGACGGCTACTCGAATGGAATGTATGCTTATCAGTACCCTTATATGAATAGTTACAACTATCCAGGTTATACTGAGACCGGTAATCCTAATCCGGGGAATCCCAACGCGTCATTTAATGTTGGCTCGATTCCCAAAGGTGTAATGAATTACTTTCAGGATGAAGAAGGGCAAATGGATTTCGACAAAATGATGTCGACCACGGGGCAAGTTATGAAGACGTTTAAACAAGTGAGTCCTCTAGTCAAGGGGATCGGTACATTTGTCAAAGGAATCAAGTAA
- a CDS encoding glutaredoxin family protein: MTNSNVIVYTSNHCSNCEKVKTQLGEWDVDFEERNVSDNREYFRELQGLRVYGTPATFIEEEKILGFQEQKMKRALGIKGEERFFNQDSIDFY; encoded by the coding sequence TTGACGAACTCGAACGTAATTGTTTATACAAGCAATCATTGCAGCAATTGTGAGAAGGTGAAGACACAATTAGGAGAATGGGACGTTGATTTTGAAGAACGTAATGTTTCTGATAATCGAGAGTACTTCAGGGAATTGCAAGGGTTGAGAGTATATGGTACACCTGCCACTTTTATAGAGGAAGAGAAGATTCTCGGGTTTCAGGAACAGAAAATGAAGCGTGCTTTAGGAATAAAGGGAGAAGAGCGTTTTTTCAATCAAGACTCCATCGATTTTTATTGA